The following is a genomic window from Candidatus Neomarinimicrobiota bacterium.
GGTAGAGAGATATCAAATGTATGTTAGAATAATATTTTCAAATCTTAATTAGAATTTTTCATTTGTTTATAAATCATAATAGTTGTACTATTAGTACATGCAGTACAGAGGAAAATTTTATTTATGGAATTAATCATAAACACCAGCGAATCGGTTCCGATTTTTTCACAACTGATTGAACAAATTAAAAATGCCGTAGCAAAAGGGGACATCAACCTTGGTGATGCATTGCCCTCTGTTCGTCAATTGGCAAACGATTTAGACCTGAACCATAATACCGTTGCGAAAGCATACAAACATTTAATTAGGGACTCCATAATTGAGTCCAAAGGATATCGCGGTACTTTTATTCATAAGGATGCAAAAGCAAATTGTAATTTTGATCTTAATGAAGTAGTCACGACAAAATTAACCGATACAATAAAAACATTGCGGGACACAGGTGCAACAGATTCAGAAATCCGAATTGCATTCGCCAATGTTTTGAAAAACCAGAATAATCCAGGAGCCTAAAATGGAAACCAAGTTTCTTTTTGCCATAGTTTTTTTAAATCAATTATTTTTGATGTCATTTTATTTCCCAAAAAAAATTGCCAATCGAATTCAACATGTGTACAGCACATATCCGCCGTCAAAATTCCCAAAACTTTATCCCATGCCCATTGAATATTATCAGGATAAACAACGAAACTTCAGAATAATAAATTGGTTCATTTTAATAGCCGGTTTGTTTTTATTGAGTTATATGTTTATTTATTTTCCCCAAGATTCACATCGTGAAAGATGGGATCAAGCATTGATTGGTCTCTTTTTTATGGTCCAATTTTCCCCGGTAATTCTTTTAGAAAT
Proteins encoded in this region:
- a CDS encoding GntR family transcriptional regulator, which codes for MELIINTSESVPIFSQLIEQIKNAVAKGDINLGDALPSVRQLANDLDLNHNTVAKAYKHLIRDSIIESKGYRGTFIHKDAKANCNFDLNEVVTTKLTDTIKTLRDTGATDSEIRIAFANVLKNQNNPGA